A single window of Chitinophaga sp. XS-30 DNA harbors:
- a CDS encoding acetyl-CoA C-acyltransferase: MQDAYIVAGYRTAVTKSKRGGFRFYRPDDLAVDVITGLLKTIPQLEPQRVDDLIVGNAVPEAEQGLQIGRMISVRALGIDVPGMTVNRYCASGLETIAIATAKIRTGQAECIIAGGTESMSLVPVAGWKTVPNYNVTSVTPDYYLSMGLTAEAVAKEFKVSREEQDSFAYQSHQRAINAISKGYFKQGILPISVEEVYLNEKGKKDTRTFTVDTDEGPRADTSPEALAKLRPVFAAGGSVTAGNSSQTSDGAAFVVVMSERMMKELNLQPIGRLVSCVSAGVHPRIMGVGPIAAVPKALKIAGKSLKDIDLVELNEAFASQSIAVIRELGLDPEAVNINGGAIALGHPLGCTGAKLTIQLLNDMQRLKKKYGIVTACVGGGQGIAGVIENLA; this comes from the coding sequence ATGCAGGATGCTTATATAGTGGCAGGATACCGGACGGCAGTAACGAAATCGAAAAGGGGCGGGTTCCGCTTTTACCGGCCGGATGATCTGGCCGTGGATGTGATCACCGGTTTGCTGAAGACCATCCCGCAGCTGGAACCGCAGCGGGTGGATGACCTTATTGTAGGGAATGCCGTGCCGGAAGCGGAGCAGGGTTTGCAGATCGGGAGGATGATCTCCGTGCGCGCATTGGGCATTGATGTACCGGGCATGACCGTTAACCGGTATTGCGCCTCCGGCCTGGAGACCATTGCCATTGCAACGGCCAAGATACGGACGGGGCAGGCGGAATGCATCATTGCAGGCGGTACGGAAAGCATGAGCCTGGTGCCGGTAGCCGGCTGGAAAACCGTGCCGAACTATAATGTGACCAGCGTTACGCCGGACTATTACCTCAGCATGGGCCTCACGGCGGAAGCCGTGGCAAAGGAGTTTAAAGTGAGCCGCGAGGAGCAGGACAGTTTTGCGTACCAGTCCCACCAACGGGCCATCAACGCCATCAGCAAAGGATATTTTAAACAGGGTATTCTGCCGATATCGGTAGAAGAAGTATATCTCAATGAAAAGGGGAAGAAAGATACGCGCACCTTCACCGTGGATACGGATGAAGGGCCGCGGGCAGACACCTCTCCCGAAGCGCTGGCCAAATTGCGGCCCGTATTTGCCGCCGGAGGATCAGTAACCGCCGGTAATTCCTCACAGACCAGTGATGGCGCCGCCTTTGTGGTAGTGATGAGTGAACGGATGATGAAAGAGCTGAACCTTCAGCCGATCGGGCGGCTGGTATCCTGCGTATCCGCGGGCGTACATCCCCGCATCATGGGCGTAGGTCCCATTGCCGCCGTGCCCAAAGCCCTGAAGATCGCCGGAAAGTCCCTCAAGGATATCGACCTGGTGGAACTGAACGAAGCATTCGCTTCCCAGTCCATCGCCGTGATCCGCGAACTGGGGCTGGACCCGGAAGCCGTGAATATCAACGGCGGAGCCATTGCGCTCGGCCATCCCCTCGGATGCACCGGCGCCAAACTCACCATCCAGTTGCTCAACGACATGCAGCGCCTGAAGAAGAAGTACGGCATCGTCACCGCCTGCGTAGGTGGTGGACAGGGCATTGCAGGCGTCATCGAAAATCTCGCTTAA
- a CDS encoding DNA mismatch repair protein → MALHTDEQTIGDLGIFGRHDTSSIYDIYNRTHTRGGESLLEEMFRNPLSDKEEINRRSSIIANFARLNIPFPYNGSLFDVVEKYLLNGTDATGTTNSRSALGEKEIQNGVTGIIDLVRITKAFMENSDLGKIAPYSTEYNSIVNLLSYPAFEPVLRLPEKEKPSYAAITAYDALFRNSERNKIGKLLKYIYALDVYMSVAQTAIERKFVFPRALDKGQCLLTLEGVYYPGLEQPVGNNISIDPSSNVIFLTGANMAGKSTFLRAISSALYVAHMGFPVAATAMEFSVMDGIYTTINLPDNLGIGASHFYAEVTRVKKMATELSSGKSLFILFDELFRGTNVKDAHEATVAVIKGFAGKRNSIFIVSSHIVEAGEALQQLQNIAFLYMPTKMNGHKPTYTYKLERGITDDRHGMIIIRNEGILDILREGMQTGANRQNAKPANG, encoded by the coding sequence ATGGCTTTGCATACAGATGAACAGACCATTGGCGATTTAGGGATTTTTGGCAGGCATGACACCAGCAGCATTTATGATATCTACAACCGCACCCATACCCGCGGCGGCGAGTCCCTGCTGGAAGAAATGTTCCGCAACCCATTGTCAGACAAGGAAGAAATTAACCGGCGCAGCAGCATCATAGCCAACTTTGCCCGGCTGAATATTCCTTTTCCATACAACGGGTCATTATTTGATGTGGTGGAGAAATACCTGTTGAATGGTACGGATGCCACCGGCACAACAAACAGCCGGTCAGCATTGGGCGAAAAGGAAATACAGAACGGCGTTACCGGGATAATTGACCTTGTCAGGATAACAAAGGCGTTTATGGAGAACAGTGATCTGGGGAAAATAGCGCCTTATTCAACGGAGTACAACAGCATCGTCAATCTCCTGTCATATCCCGCATTTGAGCCGGTCCTTCGCTTGCCGGAAAAGGAAAAACCTTCCTATGCGGCCATTACGGCCTATGATGCATTGTTCCGGAATAGTGAAAGGAACAAGATCGGAAAACTGCTGAAGTACATCTATGCGCTGGACGTATATATGTCCGTGGCACAAACAGCGATCGAAAGAAAGTTCGTTTTTCCGCGCGCACTGGATAAAGGGCAGTGCCTGCTTACCCTGGAAGGCGTGTACTATCCGGGACTGGAGCAGCCTGTAGGCAATAACATTTCCATCGACCCTTCATCCAACGTCATATTTCTGACCGGCGCCAATATGGCCGGCAAATCCACTTTCCTCCGCGCCATCAGCTCAGCCTTGTATGTGGCGCACATGGGATTTCCCGTAGCGGCAACCGCCATGGAATTTTCGGTCATGGACGGCATCTACACCACCATCAACCTGCCGGATAACCTGGGTATCGGGGCCAGCCATTTTTATGCGGAAGTAACAAGGGTGAAAAAAATGGCCACCGAATTAAGCAGCGGCAAATCGCTGTTCATCCTTTTTGATGAATTGTTCCGCGGCACCAATGTAAAAGATGCGCATGAAGCTACCGTAGCCGTTATCAAAGGATTTGCCGGAAAGCGCAACAGCATATTCATCGTCTCCTCCCATATTGTGGAGGCAGGGGAAGCGCTGCAACAGCTGCAGAACATCGCTTTTCTGTATATGCCCACTAAAATGAACGGCCATAAACCCACGTACACGTATAAGCTGGAGCGCGGTATTACGGACGACCGGCACGGCATGATCATCATCAGGAATGAAGGGATACTGGACATACTCCGGGAGGGGATGCAAACGGGGGCGAACAGGCAGAACGCAAAGCCGGCGAACGGGTGA
- a CDS encoding Gldg family protein, producing MNIIFKITKNELRNLFYSPVAWFLMIVFLVQCAIVYSSLLYPIAHAQDIFRESDPNFRNWGGQNSFTRILFTDPGALFSHILRNLYLFVPLLTMGIVSREINNGTIKLLYSSPVTIRQIVLGKYLAVIMYNLLLLCIVGIFMVTAAFITNNIEYGVLLSATLGFFLLICAYSAIGLFMSSLTTYQIVSAISTFSIILVLTYISGLWQKYDFIRDLTWFLSLMGRTDKMLLGLITTKDIIYFLVVIGMFVSFTLIKLRSGRESKRWYVRASQYLTVLAIALAIGYVSSRPRYTLYWDATSNDANTIHPRIQAVIKELGRDEPLEVVLCANLLETAATNALPEQRNVYLNYLWEKYVRFKPDIKFSYKYYYDYDEKLMGPSLHQRFPNKTTKEIAERIADLYGVDIADFMSPEEMRKVIDLKPENLKTIMLLKYKGRMEFLRTFPDTEFWPNETNVSASFKRLLQADLPKAVYVTGNLERSAYKSGEREYEFMTSDKTNRHSLINSGFNIDTVSLDDHDIPADVSILVLADPKRELSPVALDKIRKYIDKGGNMFIMGEPQKQAVLNPVLKPLGVRLLPGNIVQVSENEMPHMVSPIVTETGINLSDDNMLLAIRNLRKEKEADPTLNFFGRDTLAMLMPGVTGIAYTTDSGFAVQQLAHTLEQRTWLKMGALVVDSTAPVFSPQEGDIKASFPTAIQLTRKIAGKEQRIVVCSDADFASNLRRYNSYFTTSIYSWLDENRFPIYTPRAPAKDNLLLIGGKFAAVLKIIYVWVLPGIILLLGTILLIRRKRK from the coding sequence ATGAACATCATCTTCAAGATAACAAAGAATGAACTGCGCAATCTTTTTTACTCCCCGGTTGCCTGGTTTTTAATGATCGTATTCCTGGTGCAATGCGCCATCGTGTATTCCAGCCTCCTGTATCCCATTGCCCATGCACAGGACATATTCAGGGAGAGCGATCCCAATTTCAGGAACTGGGGAGGACAGAACTCCTTCACCCGCATATTGTTCACTGATCCCGGTGCCCTGTTCTCGCACATACTGCGGAATTTGTACCTGTTCGTTCCGCTGCTCACGATGGGGATCGTCAGCAGGGAGATCAACAACGGCACCATCAAGCTGTTATACTCTTCACCCGTTACCATCCGGCAGATCGTTTTGGGAAAATACCTGGCCGTGATCATGTATAACCTGCTGCTGTTATGTATTGTGGGTATTTTCATGGTCACCGCGGCTTTTATCACCAATAATATCGAATACGGGGTGCTGCTTTCCGCTACCCTCGGGTTCTTCCTGCTGATATGCGCTTACTCGGCCATCGGGCTTTTCATGAGCAGTCTTACCACTTACCAGATCGTGTCCGCCATCAGTACTTTTTCGATCATCCTGGTGCTCACGTATATCAGCGGGCTTTGGCAGAAATATGATTTTATCCGCGACCTGACCTGGTTCCTTTCCCTGATGGGCCGGACGGATAAGATGTTGCTGGGGCTGATCACAACAAAGGATATCATATACTTCCTGGTGGTGATCGGTATGTTCGTGAGCTTTACGCTGATCAAGCTCCGGTCCGGACGGGAGTCGAAACGCTGGTATGTCAGAGCGTCCCAATATCTCACCGTGCTGGCTATAGCACTGGCCATCGGGTATGTCAGCTCACGGCCGCGTTACACCCTGTACTGGGACGCTACTTCCAATGACGCGAATACCATACATCCACGCATACAAGCGGTCATCAAAGAGCTGGGGCGGGATGAGCCGCTGGAAGTGGTGTTGTGCGCAAATCTCCTGGAGACCGCTGCCACAAATGCGCTCCCCGAGCAACGGAATGTGTACCTGAACTATCTGTGGGAAAAATACGTGCGCTTCAAACCTGATATCAAATTCAGCTACAAATATTATTATGATTATGATGAAAAGCTGATGGGCCCGTCCCTGCATCAAAGATTCCCGAACAAGACCACCAAAGAGATCGCCGAAAGGATAGCCGACCTGTACGGCGTGGATATAGCGGATTTTATGTCTCCGGAGGAAATGCGGAAAGTAATTGACCTGAAGCCTGAAAACCTGAAAACGATCATGCTGCTCAAATACAAAGGGCGTATGGAGTTTCTGCGGACTTTCCCGGATACGGAATTCTGGCCGAACGAAACGAATGTGTCCGCCTCGTTCAAACGGTTGCTGCAGGCAGATCTGCCCAAAGCAGTATATGTCACCGGCAACCTAGAGCGATCTGCTTATAAATCCGGAGAAAGGGAGTATGAATTCATGACATCGGATAAAACCAACCGGCATTCGCTGATCAACAGCGGGTTTAATATCGATACGGTTTCGCTGGACGATCATGATATTCCGGCAGACGTTTCGATCCTGGTGCTGGCCGATCCCAAAAGGGAGCTGAGTCCCGTTGCGCTGGACAAGATCAGGAAGTATATAGACAAGGGCGGCAATATGTTCATCATGGGAGAGCCCCAAAAACAGGCGGTGCTGAATCCTGTGCTGAAACCGCTGGGAGTCCGGCTGCTGCCGGGTAACATTGTACAGGTCAGCGAGAACGAGATGCCGCACATGGTATCGCCTATTGTGACCGAAACCGGCATCAACCTGTCCGATGACAATATGCTGCTGGCAATAAGGAACCTGCGGAAAGAAAAGGAAGCGGACCCCACGCTGAACTTTTTCGGAAGAGACACACTGGCTATGCTGATGCCCGGCGTTACCGGCATTGCCTATACGACCGACAGCGGATTTGCGGTGCAGCAACTGGCGCATACGCTGGAACAAAGGACCTGGTTGAAAATGGGTGCGCTGGTCGTCGATTCCACCGCCCCGGTATTCAGCCCGCAGGAGGGTGACATAAAAGCCAGCTTTCCTACCGCTATACAACTGACCCGGAAGATAGCCGGGAAAGAACAGCGCATCGTGGTTTGCAGCGATGCGGATTTTGCCAGCAACCTGAGAAGGTATAATTCCTATTTTACCACCTCTATCTACAGCTGGCTGGATGAGAACAGATTTCCTATTTACACGCCCCGGGCGCCGGCCAAAGACAACCTGCTGCTGATAGGAGGGAAATTCGCAGCTGTGCTGAAGATCATTTACGTATGGGTACTGCCGGGCATCATTCTCTTGTTGGGGACGATATTGCTCATCAGGAGAAAAAGAAAATAA
- a CDS encoding DUF1800 family protein — protein sequence MDRRDFLTLAPSRKKTVKVNYGRTRTGISPYTGEWGKAQVVHLLKRAMFGAAPADIRHFEGMTMEDAVDALLQPNSVDPAPPVNNYNVGAYIDPTGVPAGAPWVLAPEGDEELNDKRRASYKAWWTGLMLNQERTMHEKLVLFWHNHFATETQTIQDARFMYKHNAMLRSHALGNFRAMTKAVTLDPAMLVYLNGYLNEKSAADENYSRELLELFTCGKGPESLYTEEDVRAGARVLTGYRIDKVNISSYFDPTMHDIENKQFSSWFSNRVITGKTGEAGTTELDDMLGIIFQQQEVAKFICRRFYQFFIYYEIDAAAEANVITPLAEIFRSSNYEIKPLLEALLKSEHFYDPLNMSCLIKSPVDFTVGLCREFGVPLATAADYPAAYGQWSALQAAASTQQQNIGDPPGVSGWDAYYLAPQFHELWINTDTLPKRNMLVDQMITTGYTRNGQTLQIDPILFADQLDNPQDPVALVNDSLEILYRMGVSENTKAFLKDQILLQGQEQDYYWTNAWNAYKADTSNMMNRNIVLTHLREMYKYIMNLSEYHLA from the coding sequence ATGGATCGTAGAGACTTCTTAACACTAGCCCCTTCCCGCAAGAAAACGGTGAAAGTGAACTATGGCCGTACCCGTACCGGCATCAGCCCATATACCGGAGAATGGGGCAAGGCGCAGGTCGTGCATTTGCTGAAACGCGCCATGTTCGGCGCCGCGCCCGCAGATATCAGGCATTTCGAAGGCATGACGATGGAAGACGCCGTGGATGCACTGCTGCAACCCAATTCCGTTGATCCCGCTCCTCCTGTCAATAATTATAACGTTGGCGCCTATATCGATCCTACCGGCGTACCGGCCGGAGCGCCCTGGGTGCTGGCTCCCGAAGGAGACGAAGAGCTGAACGATAAACGCCGCGCTTCCTATAAGGCCTGGTGGACCGGCCTCATGCTCAACCAGGAAAGGACCATGCATGAAAAGCTGGTACTCTTCTGGCATAATCACTTCGCTACCGAAACACAGACCATACAGGATGCCCGTTTCATGTACAAGCATAACGCCATGCTGCGCAGTCACGCACTGGGCAACTTCAGGGCGATGACGAAAGCGGTAACGCTGGACCCTGCCATGCTGGTGTACCTCAACGGGTACCTGAACGAAAAAAGCGCAGCGGATGAGAACTATTCCCGCGAGTTGCTGGAGCTGTTCACCTGCGGCAAAGGCCCCGAATCCCTGTACACCGAAGAAGATGTGCGTGCCGGGGCAAGAGTGCTCACCGGTTACCGCATCGATAAAGTGAACATCTCTTCCTACTTCGATCCCACGATGCACGACATCGAGAACAAGCAGTTTTCCAGCTGGTTCTCCAACCGCGTGATCACGGGGAAAACCGGGGAAGCAGGCACTACGGAGCTGGATGATATGCTGGGCATCATCTTCCAGCAGCAGGAAGTGGCCAAATTCATCTGCCGCAGATTCTACCAGTTCTTCATTTACTACGAAATAGACGCCGCCGCCGAAGCCAATGTGATCACACCGCTGGCGGAGATCTTCCGCAGCAGCAATTACGAGATCAAGCCGCTGCTGGAAGCCTTGCTGAAGAGCGAGCATTTTTATGATCCGCTGAACATGTCCTGCCTCATCAAAAGCCCGGTGGATTTTACCGTAGGCCTTTGCAGGGAATTCGGTGTGCCGCTGGCTACCGCTGCGGATTATCCGGCCGCATACGGCCAGTGGAGCGCGTTGCAGGCCGCTGCCAGTACGCAGCAGCAGAACATCGGCGATCCTCCCGGCGTATCCGGATGGGACGCCTATTATCTTGCGCCCCAGTTCCATGAGCTGTGGATCAATACAGATACCCTGCCCAAACGGAACATGCTGGTGGACCAGATGATCACTACCGGTTATACCCGCAACGGCCAGACGCTGCAGATCGACCCGATCCTGTTCGCAGACCAGCTCGATAATCCCCAGGACCCCGTGGCCCTCGTGAATGACTCGCTGGAAATACTGTACAGGATGGGGGTTTCAGAGAATACAAAGGCTTTTCTCAAAGATCAGATACTCCTGCAGGGACAGGAGCAGGATTATTACTGGACCAACGCCTGGAACGCCTATAAAGCGGATACTTCGAATATGATGAACCGGAACATCGTGCTGACGCATCTGCGGGAAATGTATAAATATATCATGAACCTCTCCGAATATCATTTAGCCTGA
- a CDS encoding DNA mismatch repair protein produces MSFNIDKQTLDELNLMGKFRQGSVYHLFNRTKTRGGEQLLDKMFRHPLGNSEDINNRSRIFHFFQQAGLAFPFDAQQVTLMHEYLDAGGSKSAALTLAGIFVKKSLASLTRDERYKEMIQRMHATIITLNKCRAFARTLRNVPGPYAANVAAIQGILEDSHAGQLADMDIYRSIPVKTLSYYDYLLKGKLRTKMEAVLAFIYETDVYIAVSGVAAEKNFGYAVALPAEANVLSARNLSHPCLAHGVGNDVTMQQSANVLFLTGANMAGKSTLMKSIGIGFYLAHMGFPVAATKMEFSVREGLYSSINVADNIGLGYSHFYAEVVRVKQAALAAASGKKLLLMFDELFKGTNVKDAYDGTLAVTEGFSGYRECLFIVSTHIIEVGEALKEYDNIRFAFMPTIMEGVHPRYTYRLQAGITEDRQGMMIIRNEGILELLNGSGEK; encoded by the coding sequence ATGAGTTTTAATATAGACAAACAAACCCTTGATGAACTGAACCTGATGGGCAAATTCCGTCAGGGTTCCGTATATCATTTGTTTAATCGCACGAAAACACGCGGTGGAGAGCAGTTGCTCGATAAAATGTTCCGCCACCCGCTGGGCAATAGTGAAGACATCAACAACCGCAGCAGGATATTCCATTTTTTTCAGCAGGCGGGGCTTGCTTTTCCCTTTGATGCGCAGCAGGTGACCCTGATGCACGAGTACCTGGATGCCGGCGGGAGCAAAAGCGCCGCGCTCACCCTGGCCGGTATATTCGTCAAAAAATCGCTGGCATCGCTCACGAGAGATGAAAGGTACAAGGAAATGATCCAGCGGATGCATGCTACGATCATCACCCTGAACAAATGCCGGGCCTTTGCAAGAACGCTCCGCAATGTGCCGGGACCTTATGCCGCAAATGTCGCGGCCATACAGGGCATCCTGGAAGACAGCCATGCAGGGCAGCTGGCCGATATGGACATATACCGGTCCATCCCCGTAAAAACCTTGTCGTATTACGACTATTTGCTCAAGGGAAAGCTCCGGACGAAAATGGAAGCCGTATTGGCCTTCATTTATGAAACGGATGTGTACATCGCTGTCAGCGGGGTAGCCGCTGAAAAGAACTTTGGTTATGCGGTGGCGCTGCCTGCTGAAGCGAATGTGCTTTCCGCCAGGAACCTTTCTCATCCTTGCCTCGCTCATGGTGTAGGCAACGATGTCACGATGCAGCAGAGCGCCAATGTGCTGTTCCTTACCGGGGCCAATATGGCCGGTAAATCCACGCTGATGAAATCGATAGGCATCGGGTTTTACCTGGCGCATATGGGCTTTCCCGTCGCCGCAACGAAGATGGAATTTTCAGTACGGGAAGGCCTGTATTCCTCTATCAATGTGGCGGATAATATCGGGCTGGGGTACAGCCATTTTTACGCGGAGGTAGTGCGGGTAAAACAGGCCGCGCTGGCAGCTGCCAGCGGGAAAAAGCTGCTGTTGATGTTTGACGAGTTATTCAAAGGCACGAATGTAAAGGATGCATATGACGGAACGCTGGCCGTAACAGAAGGTTTTTCCGGTTACAGGGAATGTTTGTTTATTGTTTCCACCCATATCATAGAAGTAGGGGAGGCATTGAAGGAATATGACAATATCCGGTTTGCTTTTATGCCCACCATCATGGAAGGCGTGCATCCGCGATATACTTACAGGTTGCAGGCGGGTATTACGGAAGACCGGCAGGGGATGATGATCATCAGGAATGAAGGGATACTGGAATTGTTGAACGGATCAGGGGAAAAATGA
- a CDS encoding DUF1501 domain-containing protein, whose translation MKRRDFLKYTAPAAILPSFINGFSVKAFGSSPLLAALEGAATDNDHVLVMIQLNGGNDGLNMVIPLDQYGNYQAARSNIAIPEGRVLRLAGHAKTGLHPAMTGIQQMYNEGHVTLLHSVGYPSPNFSHFRATDIWLTGSDANQVLPTGWGGRYLNYEYPNYPVNYPNADMPDPLAIQIGSIVSPAFQGPATNMGMAVTSATDFYNLLNGVEDPVPDTRAGKELKYIRLIQQHTNKFADAIKIAAARVTNQGPYPANNNLAEQLKIVARLVAGGLKTRLYMVSIGGFDTHASQTESGDTTTGTHATLLGRVSSAVKAFMDDLKGLKKSQRVVGMTFSEFGRRIKSNGSMGTDHGASAPMIVFGDYVNQQVLGATPTMPDAASVNDNIPMQYDFRSVYASLLEQWFCVPAADLNSIMLNNYQSLPLVNGLACGTITNVPGVDEGINLVTNYPNPFTLKTVVSYTTRGGHTLIQVFDTMGRLLRTLADSDHAAGTYTVTFDGEMLPNGVYYCRFQNGVTQQVRTMLKVR comes from the coding sequence ATGAAACGTAGAGATTTCCTCAAATATACTGCACCGGCTGCCATACTGCCCTCTTTCATCAACGGCTTTTCCGTGAAGGCATTCGGGAGTTCCCCGCTGCTGGCCGCGCTGGAAGGTGCGGCTACGGACAATGATCATGTGCTGGTGATGATCCAGCTGAATGGCGGCAATGACGGTCTGAATATGGTGATCCCGCTGGACCAGTACGGCAACTACCAGGCCGCGCGCAGCAACATTGCCATCCCGGAAGGCCGGGTGCTGCGGCTTGCCGGGCATGCGAAAACCGGTCTGCATCCCGCCATGACCGGCATTCAGCAGATGTACAACGAAGGGCATGTGACCTTGCTGCACAGCGTGGGATATCCATCTCCCAATTTTTCGCACTTCCGGGCTACGGATATCTGGCTCACCGGTTCAGATGCCAACCAGGTGCTGCCTACCGGCTGGGGCGGAAGATACCTGAACTACGAGTATCCCAATTATCCCGTCAATTATCCGAATGCGGACATGCCGGACCCGCTGGCCATCCAGATCGGTTCCATCGTTTCCCCTGCATTCCAGGGGCCTGCCACCAATATGGGCATGGCCGTGACCAGCGCAACGGATTTTTATAACCTGCTCAACGGCGTGGAAGATCCCGTACCCGATACCCGCGCAGGGAAAGAGCTGAAATATATCCGCCTTATACAGCAACATACCAACAAATTCGCGGATGCTATCAAGATAGCCGCCGCGCGCGTGACCAACCAGGGGCCGTACCCCGCCAACAACAACCTGGCGGAACAGCTGAAGATCGTTGCCCGCCTCGTGGCAGGCGGCCTGAAAACACGCCTGTACATGGTGAGCATCGGCGGTTTTGATACCCATGCCAGCCAGACCGAAAGCGGCGATACCACCACCGGTACGCATGCTACCCTGCTGGGCCGTGTGTCCTCCGCCGTCAAAGCCTTTATGGACGACCTGAAAGGGCTGAAGAAATCACAGCGGGTAGTGGGCATGACCTTCTCCGAATTCGGCCGGCGCATCAAATCCAACGGCAGTATGGGTACCGACCATGGCGCTTCGGCTCCCATGATCGTTTTCGGGGATTATGTGAACCAGCAGGTGCTCGGCGCTACGCCCACCATGCCGGACGCCGCCTCCGTGAATGACAATATTCCCATGCAGTACGATTTCCGTTCCGTATATGCTTCATTGCTGGAACAATGGTTCTGCGTACCCGCGGCGGACCTCAACTCCATCATGCTCAACAACTATCAGAGCCTTCCGCTGGTGAACGGCCTGGCCTGCGGAACAATAACGAACGTTCCGGGAGTGGATGAAGGCATCAACCTGGTGACCAACTACCCGAACCCCTTCACCCTCAAAACGGTCGTTTCCTACACCACCCGCGGCGGGCATACCCTCATACAGGTCTTCGATACCATGGGCCGTCTCCTGCGTACCCTGGCGGACAGCGATCATGCCGCAGGCACCTATACGGTGACCTTCGATGGCGAGATGCTGCCCAACGGCGTGTATTACTGCCGTTTCCAGAACGGGGTCACTCAACAGGTGAGAACCATGCTGAAAGTGCGCTAA